A genomic window from Silene latifolia isolate original U9 population chromosome 11, ASM4854445v1, whole genome shotgun sequence includes:
- the LOC141613959 gene encoding uncharacterized protein LOC141613959, whose amino-acid sequence MNFDDPNFLRDLQRALKKLQEHDPKWQPRRERVIDEFKMSELPEFTGSTDPESYLEWERQIDRMFDFKGLDDEQSCKYAILKLRNGASLWYESLKTRRVRAGKPKITSWHVLKLKLRKRYVPATHRLTTYRKITDLAQGRLSVLEYINEFENLALMGDLVEDEDIRMARFLRGLNRNIAHVVELQNYSDFDTLCSMCLKVEAQGKTKVTTTYGENSRTWKNENNSRTSTTGNTTDPKMTSTPQCC is encoded by the coding sequence ATGAACTTCGACGATCCAAACTTTCTCAGGGATCTTCAAAGAGCCTTAAAGAAATTGCAAGAACACGATCCCAAATGGCAGCCAAGACGTGAACGAGTCATTGACGAGTTCAAAATgagtgaactacccgagttcacGGGAAGCACGGATCCCGAGTCTTACCTTGAATGGGAAAGACAAATAGATCGGATGTTTGATTTTAAGGGACTTGATGATGAACAGAGCTGCAAGTACGCCATTTTGAAATTAAGAAATGGGGCTTCATTATGGTATGAAAGCCTTAAGACCAGAAGAGTTCGAGCCGGAAAACCAAAGATAACGTCGTGGCACGTGCTTAAACTAAAGTTACGGAAAAGATATGTCCCCGCAACGCATAGGCTCACGACCTATCGTAAGATCACCGATCTTGCCCAAGGAAGGCTGAGTGTCCTAGAATACATCAACGAATTTGAGAATCTGGCCTTAATGGGAGACTTGGTGGAAGATGAGGACATAAGGATGGCACGATTCCTACGAGGTCTAAACCGCAACATCGCCCATGTTGTCGAGTTACAGAATTACTCAGATTTCGATACCTTGTGTAGTATGTGTCTCAAGGTGGAGGCACAAGGAAAGACGAAGGTGACAACCACCTATGGCGAGAATAGCCGGACTTGGAAAAATGAGAACAACTCAAGGACAAGCACAACGGGGAACACCACCGATCCCAAGATGACTTCTACCCCCCAGTGCTGTTAG